Genomic window (Alligator mississippiensis isolate rAllMis1 chromosome 4, rAllMis1, whole genome shotgun sequence):
gtaagggtgctcaaaatttggaatgggctcccaagagaggtggtgctctcccctaccttatgggtctttaagagaaggctggataggcatctgtctggggtcatctgaccccagcactcttttctgcccagacagggggtcagactcgatgatctgttgaggtcccttccaaccctagcatctctgaatctctgaatgtTTGTACAATCTAAGATCCTGATACTTAGCATACATAAGAGCAACAGAAAAACTAAAAAGTCCTCCAAAATGAAGATGACACATAATTTATTAGCTAACACTAAAAAGAAAGAGCAAAATAAATACTTATTTTAAGTAGACATAAAAGGACCAGTTACATAAGAGACACCAAACTTTCTCAAATCACACTGAAATCATTGCTCTGTGTACGTGTATTTTATGCATACAAACAGACATGAGTATATGAAATATACTTACTTCATTTATAGTtgtatattaaattatttttaaaatttaaaagtattttcaATGTTGATTGACCAAAATACCTAGGCTATGGGACAGATAGctcacatttattttaaattcaccttttattttaatttcatatcCCATGAAGCCATACCTATGAGTTCCAAGGCTGCAACAACTTTTCCAGAAACCCCACTCTCTGATATTACAACCTCCATTAGATCTCAGAACTAATCTGTAGAAAACCACATAATTGAACTATTGCCTTAAATTTAGGAAATTTTACATGATTTTATAATTTAAATGACCACAGTAAAGAATATATTATAATATCATATCAAAGGTGTTTTAAAACTCCTGAAAAGTATATCCTTGGATATACTTCCTTCATCCCACATTCCAATTCCTGTTTATGATCATtggtcccttggggcgctctggtgaacagacatcctcccaaatcctgatgtacaccccttatgtacttataggcagccaccaggtcacccctgagcctatgcttttccaggctggagagtcccatggctttcagcctctctttataaggcctattctcttgccctctgattacgcgcatggctctcctctggactctctcaagcttctcaacctccttcttgaattgtggagcccagcattggatgcagtactccagctgcagcctcaccaaggctgagtacagcaggaggatgacatcctgagatttacgtgagaagcatctatggatgcaagccagagttttgtttgctttaccagctgcgatgttgcattgatggctcatgttcatcttgtgatcaaccatgacccccatgtctctttcagccatggtgctagtgaacatagcactgccaagcctataagcgtgctgcaggttttttccccccaaggtggagtaccttgcatttttcggtattgaatgtcatcagttTTATATCCACCCACTTTCTAATCTTACCCAAGTCAGCCTGgttcactagcctgtcctcaggtgtggacgctatgcctcAAAGTTTAGCGTCATCGGTGAATTTGGCCAGtatgcttctgactccaatgtccacatcgttgataaagatgttaaagagaactggtccaaggacagagccttgggggacaccacgggtcacagagtgccataatgattcacttccatcaactactacctctctgggtccgacctcagagccaatttcccagccatcgggctgagaagagcctcctccccagtggagtgaggtggaggttgtctctccccagcagaccaccgCCTCTCTCActaaagagcagactgtgatcgtggaaggcaaagccttcacgatgacaccagcactgcagtctttggttgactaccttgaTCCGTCAGTCCCTCCTCAGTCCATGACCCACAACCAAGAGGAGTGAGGAAAAaaacacctgcacccccaaccccctaagccccgctcccagagccctgtagtctctcatgacccggctgggattgctctgagacATGTCATTCATggccacatggataaggagcatagtgtagtggtcggagggccagataagctttgggatcctctccgctaCGTCCCAGATACATGGGAGTTTATTGCATGGGAGTTTATTGATCCTAGGTGccccatttgaatgtgtgcctggaacCACAGCAgattgaaccaggtcagagcagccctggctggcaggagatgTGTGGGctctagggctgctctgacccggctcaacgtgctgaggggctggctggggcacgagtgtGATCCAGTGTGGCAGCCAGCtggatcagcatctacacgtgtgttgctgcgcatgaaaaaactccacagcagattAAAACTTGTGTTTACCAGTACTAACTTGCTGCAGAGTTtgttagtttcctgtggcctaatagggccacacgtgtagatgctgagatgtttactgcagagctaattgggcAACTCCGCGGTAAAGGTCTCATGTAACTGTACCCGGTTAGTAGAAATTGGGCATAGCCTTTATCTTAAGGATATCacttttactgagttttggtCAGTATTTCATCAGCAGTACCTGAATATTACTGTATTATGTTTTGATGCACTGATCTCACCAGTCATTACTAGTCATCAGTTCTACGAATGAAAGCTATGTTCCACAAAGAGTAATTTGTTTATGGACTAAGAAGATGGACAGTAGCAAAGCGAAAAACAGGGCaccaagaggaggaaaaaagaatgcAATTAAAACAGCAATTCAGACTTTTCTCGTGTTTTTCAAAGGAAGAAAAGATATTGCTCTGATTACAGCACTGCATATTCAGgtaatttttgtttcatttaatacCCCTACAGGCCTGACCTTGCCACGTGTGTTTGCTCTTGCCGATACCAACTCACTATGAGCTTCAGTCTCCCTGGCTCTTGTACAGCTAAGAGTCAGCAGATATGCAGAAGTGAAATAGGGATCTATGAACTTTCCCCCTTTTAAAAAAGTGCTAGGGCAGTGGAATGTTGCAAGTCAGTGCGGTTTGGCATATCAGCTGCAAGAGATATTGTGACTAAGGCATAAAACAGTATAAGGATGGAAATGGAACTAAATGAaaactgcaatttttttaaaagtaacttTAAGTGACTGCCTAAACAAGGCACTTTTAACTCCTCATACTTAGTGCCTGTGTATTTTTAAATCATATGCAATCTGCTTTGTTTACTGACAAAATAATTGCTAGTGCAACTGGCTCAGTTTGACCAAAGAAGAGTTACTGCACTCTGTTCTATCTCAAATGTCAATAGAACTATTTTCTAagctataattttattttattttgatttgtacAGCAAAAATCCCAAAAGATGTGAAAAAGGCATCTACCCAAGCCTCTAGGATCCCCTGACAATACTGAAAGCTGCAGGTATTTAAACAGCTACAGTTCCATCACTGTTATGCTCCCATCTGTTTTACCTAAGCCTTTTAATCAACAAGAGCTACACACTGAAAGTGGAGATGGAAAAACATCCTCCTAGGGGAAAGGAGAAGTGTAGCTCATATGTTAGAACTTGTCTGGTTTTAGGCCTTATTTTCAGGAGactgctgctcagctgctgcaggagTAGCACAAGATTGTGTTTCCTGTCTGAAACAGGAGAGTTGCTCACTAAATGTCACAACTGCTCTCTGCGTATAGAGGTTGTTTTATAACAAGACTATGAACTAGTTGAGCTCTGCCCAACCTGATTTACAGAACAGTTAGTTTGAATCCCATTCAGCAGCCTTATGTTAATAAACATCTTCCAGGCAAGTCTGTGATGCCGAGGTTCGGTACTCTTGTGTATTTCTAGTAACACTTTTTCCAAACTCCAAGTTCTTTCTTATCTCCACCAAATGTAGGAACCCGTTATGTTGTCACATCCATACTGTTGCTTcactgctttgctttttaaaCTAGTGAAAAAGCTTCAACcttttttgaatgttttttcttttctcctgctcTATCTCTGGGGGTCAATGTGGGGGTTATATGACATGACCATTCAGGTCCTCCTGTAAACCTGTCATTTCAGAATTGATGGGGTTCAGCAGGTTCAAGTTCAAAGTAATGTCTTTATTGTTTTTGCTCTCAgctgatttgttttgtttgtaaagTTTGTAACATGATAGGAGTTACATGAAGATGTGGTATATAGTTTTTGTATATTAAAGTTGTGTAGATAAAAGCAGTATTAAAGTGAAATGTAGTTTTCTTGCTCCTCTGAAGTGGGgaggctcccctgcccctgggcttcttAGACACATGGCACTATTATAGGCCGGTACATCCTATACTCTGACTAAACTGGACTTCGAAATAAATGGGGAACAAGAAGAGGGAGTCAGGCAGagagaaggaaatggaaaaggCAGGAGAACCGTGGCTGTGGGCCTGAATGCCGCGtgcccctgggggctggggggcacaacGAGGCGGCGGGGGCGCTGTCGGCGGCAGCGGATCGCGAaccgcctgcagatgccgccggcCGTGCCGGTGGCGAGCGGCGACCGCCCGCAAGCAGTGTCGGCAGCgccttttcgcagggggtgccCGTGCACCCTCTACACCTCTGCAATGGCTGTGGGAGCGGCGTTGTGGCACCCAGAGTCGCTCaggatcttttctttttctttttttttttaaggaaaatgctTCGCGTGCCAGGTCAACCGAGCCCAATGCAGGCGAGGCGAGGCAGGGCTTCCGCCTCTGGCGCGCCCAGGGCACGCTCTTTCGGAAGAATGCTGTTCCTATCCCGCCGGCTCTTTGCGCCCGCGGCTGCGACGGGCTGAGGGACCCGCTCGCCCCCGCCCCCGGCGGCCGCGGCCAATGAGCGCAGCGGGGaggagcggggccgggccgggccggggcggagcggagcggggctgAGGGTGCTGCAGCCGGAGGCGCTGGCAGCCGGAGCGGCCCCGCCATGAGCCCGCTGGCGCAGGcggccgccgccgggcgcgggcCGTGGAGCCGCGGGGGCGCAGCGCGGCGGGCGGCGTGGCTGGCGGCGGCGGCGTGCGGGCTGCGGCTGCTGTACCCCGCGCTGCGCCGGCGCCTGGGCGAGGCGGGCGGCGGGGGCGCCCCGCGGACGGGGCCGGGGacggggccgggggcggcgccGGCGGCCAACTTGGAGTTCGTGCGGCAGCTGCTGGCGCTGCGGCGGCTGCTGTTCccgcgcggggccgggcgcgAGGCGGGCTGGCTGGGCCTGCACTCGGCCGCGCTGGTGTCGCGCACCTTCCTCTCCATCTACGTGGCGCGGCTGGACGGCAAGATCGTCAAGAGCATCGTGGAGAAGCAGCCGCGCCGCTTCGCGCTGCAGCTCCTGCGCTGGCTGCTCATCGCCGTGCCCGCCACCTTCGTCAACAGCGCCATCCGCTACTTGGAGGGCAAGCTGGCCCTGGCGCTCCGCACGCGCCTGGTGGAGCGCGCCTACGAGACCTACTTCGCGCACCAGACCTACTACCGCGTGAGCGGCATGGACGGCCGCCTGCCCACGCCCGACCAGTCGCTCACCGAGGACATCATGCTGTTCGCGCAGTCCGTGGCGCACCTCTACTCAAACCTCACCAAGCCCATCCTGGACGTGCTGCTCACCTCCTACGCGCTCATCTGCACGGCGCGCGAGCGGGGCGCCAGCCCGGTGGGCCCCACGCTGCTGGCCGGCCTCGTGGTGTACGCCACGGCAAGGGTGCTCAAAGCCTGCTCGCCCCGCTTCGGCAGGCTGGTGGCCGAGGAGGCGCAGCGCAAGGGCTACCTGCGCTACGTCCACGCCCGCATCCTGGCCAACGTGGAGGAGATCGCCTTCTACCGCGGCCACAAGGTAGGGCGGCCGCGCACCGGCCCCCGCGGCGGGTGCGGGTgctggtgcaggtgcagcgcGGGCAGATAGGATCTGCTGCCCAtcagccccctccctccaccccagcggCTTGAATTCCTCTGACTCCGAAGCCTGTTTACGGCTTGCTCTggctttggtaaaaaaaaaaacagtaccCAGCACTGCCGCAGCTTTGTAGGAtccacccccccctcctccccccggccCCGTTGCTGACTCTGAGCTGCACCACGGCTCTTTCATCCTCCCTGAGAGGCTCCTCCAAACGGAGCTTCTCCTAATGTCTTCTGTTTTAAACCCTGGCAGGCTCTTCTCAttcattctttttcatttcatAGCAAacgagggttgggagggacctcaggaggtcatttagtccaaccc
Coding sequences:
- the ABCD2 gene encoding ATP-binding cassette sub-family D member 2 isoform X2, which encodes MSPLAQAAAAGRGPWSRGGAARRAAWLAAAACGLRLLYPALRRRLGEAGGGGAPRTGPGTGPGAAPAANLEFVRQLLALRRLLFPRGAGREAGWLGLHSAALVSRTFLSIYVARLDGKIVKSIVEKQPRRFALQLLRWLLIAVPATFVNSAIRYLEGKLALALRTRLVERAYETYFAHQTYYRVSGMDGRLPTPDQSLTEDIMLFAQSVAHLYSNLTKPILDVLLTSYALICTARERGASPVGPTLLAGLVVYATARVLKACSPRFGRLVAEEAQRKGYLRYVHARILANVEEIAFYRGHKVEMKQLQKSYKALADQMNLILSKRLWYIMIEQFLMKYVWSSCGLIMVAVPIITATGFADGESEDGQKQAMVSERTETFTTSRNLLVSGADAIERIMSSYKEVTELAGYTARVYNMFSVFDEVKKGIYKKTAVIQEERSNSRNEGKVELHIDGPLEIRGKVIDVEHGIVCENVPIITPNGDVVVSRLNFKVQEGMHLLITGPNGCGKSSLFRILSGLWPVYEGVLYKPPPQHLFYIPQRLELKQDSTLNGYSHGHFEAVEPLFCSMHLYFYMKCIFRFKYCFPTTQGM